In a single window of the Terriglobus roseus genome:
- a CDS encoding tyrosine recombinase, translating to MDAPQPTTGKPQPSSNSVLVREYVTCLRVERGLRPLTCEAYVRDLQQFSEHLEEHAGVLHAATREDVAAWMEHLRTHDRTDRSVARKLSCLRGFYKWMLLDKRIAHDPTVNIEAPSTWKVLPKSLAESEVNGMLEQTSMAANHPQAGGLQLRDHALMELLYAGGLRAGEIVSLRVEDLHLDQQRAQVRGKGDKERIVPLGNAACAALQAYLDRGRAELAGKGLQRALFLSVRGKPLTTQVVWSIVKGTNANASPHKLRHSCATHMVEHGADLRSVQTLLGHADIATTQVYTHLALGRLKEVHRMHHPRGRRRTEAA from the coding sequence ATGGACGCCCCGCAGCCTACAACCGGAAAGCCGCAGCCCAGCAGTAATTCGGTGCTGGTGCGCGAGTACGTGACCTGCCTGCGAGTGGAACGTGGCCTGCGACCGCTGACCTGCGAGGCTTACGTTCGTGACCTGCAGCAGTTTTCCGAACACCTGGAAGAGCATGCCGGCGTGCTGCACGCGGCGACGCGCGAAGATGTCGCGGCCTGGATGGAGCATCTGCGTACGCATGACCGGACGGATCGGTCCGTCGCGCGGAAGCTGAGCTGCCTGCGCGGCTTCTATAAGTGGATGCTGCTGGACAAGCGCATTGCGCATGATCCCACCGTGAACATTGAAGCTCCGTCCACTTGGAAGGTGCTGCCCAAGTCCCTGGCCGAGAGCGAAGTCAACGGCATGCTGGAACAGACTTCGATGGCCGCGAACCATCCACAGGCGGGCGGTCTGCAGTTACGCGATCACGCGTTGATGGAGTTGCTGTACGCAGGAGGGTTGCGTGCGGGCGAGATCGTTTCGCTGCGTGTGGAGGATCTGCACCTGGACCAGCAGCGGGCGCAGGTACGCGGCAAGGGGGACAAGGAACGGATTGTGCCTCTGGGGAATGCGGCTTGCGCCGCTCTCCAGGCCTATCTTGATCGAGGCCGTGCGGAGCTGGCTGGAAAGGGTTTGCAGCGTGCGCTGTTTCTCTCGGTTCGCGGGAAGCCGCTGACGACGCAGGTGGTGTGGTCGATTGTGAAGGGAACCAACGCCAATGCCAGCCCCCATAAGCTGCGGCATAGCTGCGCGACCCATATGGTGGAGCACGGCGCTGACCTGCGCAGCGTGCAGACGCTGCTGGGTCACGCCGACATTGCGACGACGCAGGTTTACACGCACCTGGCGCTGGGGCGGCTGAAGGAAGTCCATCGGATGCATCATCCGCGCGGACGCCGGCGGACGGAGGCAGCATGA
- a CDS encoding tyrosine-type recombinase/integrase, which produces MSDRMQALADRFITMLDAERGASEHTVRAYTREVQAFALYLAGTLGEDVEPKAIEHTHIRGYLAVLYDRGLTRASAARALAAVRSWFKWMAKEGIVDQNPATLVSTPKLPKHLPRVPSAEEVNRVLDAIELGSREPRIEKPKRSGKRKAADNEAYTGWPERDRVIWELLYGCGIRNSELVGIDMASLHWANDAILVRGKGRKERYVPLGDAAAEAIRSYLPHREAKLQAAGKGALATAGPLLINQSARGVARLTTRSVGRIVKSIAIARGLPADVHPHTLRHAFGTHMLEDGADLRAIQELLGHERLSTTQRYTQLTVSQVQQVYDETHPRA; this is translated from the coding sequence ATGAGCGACCGCATGCAGGCACTTGCCGACCGATTCATCACCATGCTGGACGCGGAGCGTGGAGCGAGCGAACACACCGTTCGCGCTTACACGCGTGAGGTGCAGGCATTTGCGCTCTATCTTGCAGGAACGCTCGGCGAAGATGTCGAGCCGAAGGCCATTGAGCATACCCACATCCGTGGGTATCTTGCTGTCCTGTACGACCGCGGACTGACGCGCGCCTCGGCGGCGCGCGCGCTGGCGGCAGTTCGGTCATGGTTCAAGTGGATGGCGAAGGAAGGCATCGTCGACCAGAATCCGGCGACGCTGGTGTCGACGCCAAAGCTGCCGAAGCATCTGCCGCGTGTGCCGTCCGCCGAAGAGGTCAACCGCGTGCTCGATGCCATTGAGCTGGGAAGCCGCGAGCCTCGCATCGAGAAGCCGAAGCGGTCGGGCAAGCGAAAGGCCGCCGACAATGAAGCCTATACTGGCTGGCCGGAACGCGACCGCGTCATCTGGGAGTTGCTGTACGGCTGCGGCATCCGAAATTCTGAACTGGTCGGCATCGACATGGCGAGCCTGCACTGGGCAAACGATGCGATCCTGGTTCGCGGCAAGGGTCGCAAGGAGCGCTACGTCCCGCTCGGCGACGCGGCTGCCGAGGCGATTCGCAGCTATCTGCCGCATCGTGAGGCGAAGCTGCAGGCGGCGGGCAAAGGCGCCCTTGCTACCGCTGGGCCACTACTGATCAATCAGAGCGCGCGTGGCGTTGCTCGGCTGACGACCCGGTCTGTCGGCCGCATCGTGAAGTCCATCGCCATTGCACGCGGGCTCCCGGCAGACGTGCATCCGCACACGCTGCGCCATGCCTTTGGCACCCACATGCTGGAAGACGGAGCTGATTTGCGGGCTATTCAAGAACTGCTGGGACACGAGCGGCTGTCGACGACGCAGCGGTATACACAGCTGACCGTAAGCCAGGTGCAGCAGGTGTATGACGAGACGCATCCGCGGGCTTGA
- a CDS encoding rhodanese-like domain-containing protein, translated as MLPYEISVAEVAQLRAAGTPFTLLDVREPWEVATASIAGSLDVPMGEIPARANQALDPDAHIVVVCHHGARSLSVTAWLRREGFDRAQSMAGGINQWTREIDPKVPLY; from the coding sequence GTGTTGCCCTATGAGATCAGCGTCGCCGAGGTAGCGCAACTACGCGCGGCAGGAACCCCTTTCACCTTGCTGGATGTTCGCGAGCCGTGGGAGGTGGCTACGGCCAGTATCGCTGGAAGCCTGGACGTTCCCATGGGCGAAATTCCAGCGCGCGCCAACCAGGCACTGGATCCGGATGCACACATCGTCGTGGTCTGTCATCATGGCGCCCGATCCTTGTCCGTTACAGCCTGGTTACGCCGCGAAGGCTTTGATCGTGCCCAATCCATGGCTGGCGGTATTAACCAGTGGACGCGTGAGATCGATCCGAAAGTTCCTCTTTACTAG
- the secA gene encoding preprotein translocase subunit SecA has translation MINSVFTKVFGTSNERAVKRMQPVLDQINGFEASLLPLTDEQLRGKTLEFKERIAARTADIADRDERIAAEKVVLDEILPEAFAVVREAGKRAVGMRHFDVQMIGGMVLHQGKISEMRTGEGKTLVATLPCYLNALAGRGVHVITVNDYLAKRDAEWMGKIYGFLGLTVGVIVHDLDDRERRAAYAADITYGTNNEFGFDYLRDNMKFELTDLVQRGHYHAIVDEVDSILIDEARTPLIISGPTDQTTDKYERVNLIIPHLELGEFTETLEEKTYTGDYVVDEKTRSITVTDEGWEKIEGLLGIGNIADPENWDLKHHVETAIKAHNLYKRDVEYVVKDGEIIIVDEFTGRLMPGRRWSDGLHQAVEAKEGVAIRKEDQTLATITFQNYFRMYKKLSGMTGTAETEAAEFDKIYKLEITVIPTNRVMQRIEFPDVVYRTAKEKYFAVADEIERLHELKQPVLVGTTSIEKSELLSEILKKKNVRHVVLNAKFHEREAEIVAQAGRLGMVTIATNMAGRGTDILLGGNADFMARQELVKGGTARALSAVEGEIAPVAGPGMFRFYYSNQEYECTQAQWDASTAHFQDNVKREHEQVLAAGGLFIIGTERHESRRVDNQLRGRAGRQGDPGAARFYLSLEDDLMRIFAREWVGTLLQRLGMEEGVPIESGMITNRIAAAQKAVETQNFESRKHVLEYDDVMNKQREAVYGLRHNLLEGIDQKELILEDYTATALSNILDEFAPANVHADQWKVEEMKAKLVDIFGTDFPNVDFGALNRHELGETLFEQLGKRFEVKEQILGAETLRYHERVVLLTVLDGLWKDHLLAMDHLKEGIGLRGYAQQDPLVAYKKESFDMFEAMMARFQEDTLRNLYRMQILGPDGTPIESLEQLASLQAAAAAPIAPPPPQLPSTPQRTTLSGGGSEQQAAASPVPQEPSFPTSQGPQRQQYAPAKATSGQKPKRRR, from the coding sequence GTGATTAATTCAGTCTTTACCAAGGTTTTTGGTACCAGCAACGAACGCGCCGTGAAGCGCATGCAGCCTGTTCTGGATCAGATCAACGGCTTTGAGGCGTCGCTGCTGCCGCTGACGGATGAGCAGCTTCGAGGGAAGACGCTCGAGTTCAAGGAGCGCATCGCCGCTCGCACGGCCGATATCGCCGATCGCGATGAGCGTATTGCTGCGGAGAAGGTCGTCCTGGACGAGATTCTGCCGGAGGCTTTCGCTGTTGTGCGTGAGGCGGGCAAGCGTGCGGTTGGCATGCGTCACTTCGACGTGCAGATGATCGGCGGCATGGTGCTGCACCAGGGCAAAATCAGCGAAATGCGTACGGGTGAGGGTAAGACGCTGGTCGCCACGCTGCCTTGCTACCTGAACGCGCTCGCCGGCCGCGGCGTACACGTCATCACCGTAAACGACTATCTGGCCAAGCGTGATGCCGAGTGGATGGGCAAGATCTACGGCTTCCTCGGCCTAACCGTCGGCGTCATCGTGCATGACCTGGACGACCGTGAGCGCCGCGCAGCCTATGCTGCCGACATCACATACGGCACGAACAATGAGTTCGGCTTCGATTACCTGCGCGACAACATGAAGTTCGAGCTGACGGACCTGGTGCAGCGCGGGCATTATCACGCCATCGTCGACGAGGTTGACTCGATCCTCATTGACGAAGCGCGTACGCCGCTCATCATCAGCGGACCCACCGACCAGACGACGGACAAGTACGAGCGCGTAAACCTGATCATTCCGCATCTTGAGCTGGGTGAGTTCACGGAGACTCTGGAAGAGAAGACGTACACCGGCGACTACGTCGTCGATGAGAAGACCCGTTCCATCACCGTCACCGACGAGGGCTGGGAGAAGATCGAAGGTCTGCTCGGGATCGGTAACATTGCCGACCCTGAAAACTGGGATCTGAAGCACCACGTTGAGACCGCGATCAAGGCGCACAACCTGTACAAGCGCGACGTGGAGTACGTGGTGAAGGACGGCGAGATCATCATCGTCGACGAATTCACGGGCCGCCTGATGCCGGGCCGCCGCTGGTCCGATGGTCTGCACCAGGCTGTTGAGGCGAAGGAAGGCGTGGCCATCCGCAAGGAAGACCAGACGCTGGCGACCATCACCTTCCAGAACTACTTCCGCATGTACAAGAAGCTCTCCGGCATGACCGGTACAGCGGAGACGGAAGCCGCCGAGTTCGACAAGATCTACAAGCTTGAGATCACGGTGATCCCGACGAACCGCGTGATGCAGCGCATCGAATTTCCGGACGTGGTTTACCGCACGGCGAAGGAGAAGTACTTCGCGGTTGCCGATGAGATTGAGCGTCTGCACGAACTGAAGCAGCCGGTACTGGTGGGTACGACGTCCATCGAGAAGTCTGAGCTGCTGAGCGAGATCCTGAAAAAGAAGAACGTTCGGCACGTGGTGCTGAATGCGAAGTTTCACGAGCGCGAAGCAGAGATCGTCGCACAGGCGGGCCGGCTTGGCATGGTGACCATCGCCACCAATATGGCGGGTCGCGGTACCGATATTCTGCTGGGCGGCAATGCCGACTTCATGGCTCGCCAGGAGCTGGTCAAGGGTGGAACCGCTCGCGCGCTAAGCGCCGTCGAGGGTGAGATTGCACCGGTCGCGGGGCCGGGCATGTTCCGCTTCTACTACTCCAACCAGGAGTACGAGTGCACGCAGGCCCAGTGGGATGCGAGCACCGCGCACTTCCAGGACAACGTGAAGCGCGAGCATGAGCAGGTGCTGGCCGCGGGTGGTCTGTTCATCATCGGCACGGAGCGGCATGAGAGCCGCCGCGTCGACAACCAGCTGCGTGGACGTGCAGGCCGCCAGGGCGATCCCGGCGCAGCGCGCTTCTACCTGTCGCTGGAAGACGATCTGATGCGCATCTTCGCGCGGGAGTGGGTCGGCACGCTGCTGCAGCGACTGGGTATGGAAGAGGGTGTGCCGATTGAATCCGGCATGATCACCAACCGTATCGCCGCTGCACAGAAGGCCGTTGAAACGCAGAACTTTGAAAGCCGCAAGCACGTCCTGGAGTACGACGACGTGATGAACAAGCAGCGTGAGGCCGTGTATGGCCTGCGGCATAACCTGCTTGAGGGCATCGACCAGAAGGAACTGATCCTGGAGGACTACACGGCGACTGCGCTGTCGAACATCCTGGATGAGTTCGCACCGGCCAACGTTCATGCGGACCAGTGGAAGGTCGAGGAGATGAAGGCGAAGCTCGTCGACATCTTCGGCACGGACTTCCCGAACGTCGACTTCGGCGCGCTGAACCGTCATGAGCTGGGCGAGACGTTGTTCGAGCAGTTGGGCAAGCGCTTCGAGGTCAAGGAACAGATCCTGGGGGCGGAGACGCTGCGTTACCACGAGCGCGTTGTGCTGCTGACGGTGCTGGACGGCCTGTGGAAGGATCACCTGCTTGCAATGGACCACCTGAAGGAAGGCATCGGTCTGCGTGGTTATGCGCAGCAGGATCCCCTCGTGGCCTACAAGAAGGAATCGTTCGACATGTTCGAGGCGATGATGGCGCGCTTCCAGGAAGACACACTGCGGAACCTGTACCGCATGCAGATCCTGGGACCGGACGGCACGCCGATTGAGTCGCTGGAACAGCTTGCATCGCTGCAGGCTGCGGCTGCGGCGCCGATCGCACCGCCTCCACCGCAACTGCCCTCCACGCCGCAGCGCACTACGCTGAGTGGTGGTGGCAGCGAGCAGCAGGCGGCAGCGTCGCCGGTACCGCAGGAGCCGAGTTTCCCGACGTCGCAGGGACCGCAGCGCCAGCAGTACGCACCCGCCAAGGCGACCAGCGGACAGAAGCCGAAGCGCCGCCGGTAG
- a CDS encoding metallophosphoesterase family protein produces the protein MTTANTNIRIAILSDTHGLLRPEVVERIQGVDHILHAGDVGDPAILDTLGSIAPLTAIRGNVDTSGRCGSLPATEMVEIGGRTFYLVHSIADLDISPTAARVQVVVSGHSHKPGHETRNGVLYLNPGSVGPRRFRLPIAMAFLKIENGKLTAEPVTFDL, from the coding sequence ATGACAACTGCGAACACCAATATCCGGATCGCGATTCTCTCCGACACACACGGCCTGCTCCGTCCGGAGGTCGTGGAACGCATCCAGGGCGTCGACCACATCCTTCACGCAGGCGACGTCGGCGACCCTGCCATTCTCGATACCCTCGGCAGCATCGCCCCGCTCACAGCCATCCGCGGTAACGTCGATACTTCCGGCCGCTGCGGCAGCCTCCCCGCAACCGAGATGGTCGAAATCGGTGGAAGAACCTTCTACCTGGTGCATTCGATCGCGGATCTCGACATCAGCCCGACGGCCGCGCGCGTGCAGGTCGTCGTCAGCGGTCACTCCCACAAGCCCGGACACGAAACCCGCAATGGCGTGCTCTACCTGAACCCCGGCAGCGTAGGCCCGCGCCGCTTCCGGCTGCCCATCGCCATGGCCTTCCTAAAGATCGAAAATGGGAAACTGACCGCAGAACCCGTCACGTTCGACTTGTAA
- a CDS encoding two-component system sensor histidine kinase NtrB — protein sequence MRLRSQLIAATLLFTFVLTVVLSLVFLSELLRERVAQTEAANDVLVHQILAATRTALQHGLKEKPPTEAGEAAFEVAIEHALQTDDTLQNTLDGFVRYSASLQDAYVAGANGRVLVSTDPSMVDGTPPHRRPFSNASGNSLLSKRKLLFGAPETLDVSLPLERNGQPFLVAHLGIRSTLLRNAYAPWLRDAVIVCLLALGGSLLVAAAISAAALRPIEQIGRELEVISTRGGAEQVAVEETTSRDAVQRVSSTISRIDEQIRTSEQTRTEMATNLDSMLQTLKDGVMLFTADLRIAMASESCANFLPSGTAPTAGTPLTEVFPQSSEIGTLLSEIISERRSVRDVPVSLYGGRTIELTLNCFPGSGMGALLTLHDVAAQEELEREIEVARRMASIGRLTAGVGHEVKNPINAMVVHLELLRGKLSKTPNADAQRHVEVLASEMSRLDRVVQTLADFSRPMEPRLQEQPLMPIIQAVTQLIAAEAEGHNIAVAVTEESPSVPVRVVADAELLRQALLNIALNAMQSMPDGGVLHINLSHTRHSAVLSLRDTGMGIPKEMLNQIFDLYFTTKATGSGIGLSMTYRIVQLHGGVIEVTSETDPASPGRGTSFTLRLPLAARSPAQTGLKTSA from the coding sequence ATGCGCCTTCGCTCTCAACTGATTGCTGCAACGCTGCTCTTCACCTTCGTCCTGACGGTGGTGCTGTCGCTTGTCTTCCTGTCTGAATTGCTGCGCGAACGTGTGGCACAGACTGAGGCCGCGAACGACGTGCTGGTGCACCAGATTCTCGCGGCGACGCGGACAGCTTTGCAGCACGGGTTGAAGGAAAAGCCTCCAACCGAAGCGGGCGAGGCAGCCTTCGAGGTTGCCATTGAACACGCGCTGCAGACCGATGACACGCTGCAGAACACGCTGGACGGCTTCGTTCGTTACTCGGCAAGCCTGCAGGATGCGTATGTTGCCGGAGCGAATGGTCGCGTACTCGTCAGTACGGACCCATCTATGGTGGACGGCACGCCGCCGCATCGCCGGCCTTTCTCAAATGCCAGCGGCAATTCCCTGCTGAGCAAGCGCAAGCTGCTGTTTGGCGCGCCGGAGACGCTGGACGTGAGCCTCCCTCTGGAGCGCAACGGTCAGCCCTTTCTTGTCGCACACCTCGGTATCCGGTCGACGTTGCTGCGCAATGCGTACGCTCCTTGGCTGCGTGATGCCGTGATCGTGTGCCTGCTCGCGCTGGGAGGATCGTTGCTGGTTGCTGCCGCCATCTCGGCCGCCGCGCTGCGCCCCATTGAGCAGATTGGCCGAGAACTTGAGGTGATCTCAACACGCGGCGGTGCGGAGCAGGTAGCGGTTGAAGAGACGACGTCACGCGATGCGGTCCAGCGCGTCTCTTCCACCATCAGCCGCATCGATGAACAGATCCGCACCAGCGAACAGACCCGCACGGAGATGGCCACCAACCTGGATAGCATGCTGCAGACCTTGAAGGATGGCGTGATGCTGTTCACTGCGGATCTGCGCATTGCCATGGCCAGTGAATCCTGCGCCAACTTCCTTCCATCCGGCACCGCGCCCACAGCAGGAACACCGCTCACCGAGGTCTTCCCCCAGTCCAGCGAGATCGGCACGCTACTCTCCGAGATCATCTCCGAACGCCGCAGCGTGCGCGATGTGCCGGTATCGCTCTACGGTGGACGCACGATCGAACTCACACTCAATTGCTTCCCCGGCAGTGGGATGGGAGCACTGCTGACGCTGCACGATGTGGCAGCACAAGAAGAGCTGGAACGCGAGATCGAGGTAGCACGCCGCATGGCCAGCATCGGCCGACTGACCGCCGGCGTGGGCCACGAGGTGAAGAACCCGATCAACGCCATGGTTGTTCATCTGGAACTTCTGCGCGGCAAACTGTCCAAGACACCGAATGCCGACGCCCAGCGACACGTCGAAGTGCTCGCCAGCGAGATGAGTCGTCTGGACCGCGTCGTGCAGACGCTTGCCGACTTCTCGCGGCCGATGGAACCGCGTTTGCAGGAACAGCCACTGATGCCCATCATCCAGGCCGTGACGCAATTGATTGCCGCAGAGGCTGAAGGCCACAACATCGCCGTCGCTGTCACGGAAGAATCTCCTTCCGTGCCGGTCCGTGTCGTTGCCGATGCGGAACTACTGCGACAGGCGCTGCTGAACATCGCCCTGAACGCCATGCAATCCATGCCGGACGGCGGCGTGCTCCACATCAACCTGTCCCACACACGGCACTCCGCCGTGCTGTCGCTTCGGGACACCGGTATGGGTATCCCGAAGGAGATGCTGAATCAGATCTTTGATCTCTACTTCACGACGAAGGCGACCGGCAGCGGTATCGGTCTGTCCATGACCTATCGCATCGTGCAATTGCACGGCGGCGTCATCGAGGTCACGTCCGAGACCGATCCGGCATCGCCCGGCCGGGGCACCAGCTTCACGCTGCGCCTGCCGCTGGCGGCACGTTCGCCCGCACAGACGGGGCTAAAGACATCCGCATGA
- a CDS encoding sigma-54-dependent transcriptional regulator: MAQTKVLVVEDEPNARAGLAELIASWGYRTETAVDGAAGLDAVVRWSPDVVVTDMMMPRMDGLQLLDRISELPQQVAVVVLTAQGSIDSAVDAMRMGAYDYLQKPVDPQRLKTILQNARQQSEANEEIAQVESEAEAAGRLGPLVGSSPQMREIFSMIERIAPNNVSVLITGESGTGKELAARALHLMSGRRNKPFVAVNCAAIPETLIESEIFGHERGAFTGAQERRAGCFELAEEGTLLLDEIGEMPAATQTKLLRVLEDRKLRRLGSRDEIPVNVRVIAATNKDPHTAVAAGELRGDLYYRLNVFNIQMPPLREHRDDIPAMAAAMVEEMNARHGTTVPGIARSVMERFLAYSWPGNARELRNTIERAVILSNSKQIDVSHLTSGFGELANTPPAHGAHLMGGLPSAAASPIAGGEEMVHLSVGTTVDEAEKQLILKTLQSTRNNKTRAAEILGISSKTLQNKLKEYALDDKEA, from the coding sequence TTGGCACAGACCAAGGTACTGGTCGTCGAAGACGAACCGAACGCACGCGCTGGACTGGCGGAGCTGATTGCATCCTGGGGTTACCGTACCGAAACAGCCGTAGACGGCGCCGCAGGGCTTGATGCCGTCGTGCGCTGGTCACCGGACGTTGTTGTAACGGACATGATGATGCCGCGCATGGACGGACTGCAGCTACTGGACCGGATCAGCGAACTGCCGCAGCAGGTGGCCGTCGTTGTGCTCACGGCACAGGGCTCCATCGACTCTGCCGTGGACGCGATGCGCATGGGCGCCTATGACTACCTGCAGAAACCCGTGGACCCGCAGCGTCTGAAGACGATTCTGCAAAACGCGCGGCAACAGTCCGAGGCGAACGAAGAGATTGCGCAGGTTGAATCCGAGGCCGAGGCTGCTGGTCGGCTTGGGCCGCTGGTTGGCTCCTCACCACAGATGCGTGAGATCTTTTCCATGATCGAACGAATTGCGCCCAACAACGTGAGTGTGTTGATCACGGGCGAGAGCGGTACAGGCAAGGAACTCGCGGCGCGTGCGCTGCACCTGATGAGCGGCCGCCGTAACAAACCCTTCGTCGCCGTGAACTGCGCGGCGATTCCGGAGACATTGATTGAAAGCGAGATCTTCGGGCATGAACGCGGCGCCTTCACCGGTGCCCAGGAGCGTCGTGCCGGCTGCTTTGAATTGGCCGAGGAGGGCACACTGCTGCTCGACGAGATTGGCGAGATGCCAGCCGCAACGCAGACCAAGCTGCTGCGTGTGCTGGAGGACCGCAAGCTGCGCCGCCTGGGATCGCGCGATGAAATTCCTGTCAACGTGCGCGTGATTGCCGCCACCAACAAGGATCCGCACACGGCCGTCGCCGCCGGTGAGCTTCGCGGCGATCTGTACTACCGACTGAACGTCTTCAACATCCAGATGCCGCCGCTGCGCGAGCATCGGGATGATATTCCTGCAATGGCCGCGGCTATGGTGGAAGAGATGAATGCCCGCCACGGCACCACCGTCCCAGGCATTGCACGGTCGGTTATGGAGCGCTTCCTTGCGTACAGCTGGCCGGGAAATGCGCGGGAACTGCGCAACACCATCGAGCGTGCCGTCATCCTCTCTAACAGCAAGCAGATTGACGTATCGCACCTGACTTCGGGATTTGGCGAACTCGCAAATACTCCGCCAGCGCATGGCGCGCACCTGATGGGCGGGCTTCCTTCTGCAGCCGCCTCGCCCATTGCCGGCGGGGAAGAGATGGTTCACCTGAGTGTTGGCACGACCGTTGACGAGGCGGAAAAACAGCTCATCCTGAAGACTTTGCAATCCACACGCAACAACAAAACACGCGCGGCGGAGATACTCGGCATCAGCTCGAAGACTCTGCAGAACAAGTTGAAGGAATACGCCCTCGACGATAAGGAGGCGTGA
- a CDS encoding flagellin, producing MSLGVLNNISAIYAQNNLSATQNSLSKTLQQLSSGSRINSGADDAAGLAVADGLAANVTALSQSTRNASDATGLLQTADGALSQVSTLLNRAVTLATQAANGTLSASQVSSANQEYQNILTQVANIGSTTNFNGTSVFSATARNFFVSDGTTSGSSTYSDTVGTLTASSVGTTSGGGGVDFSATSVATLSASSAVSVLTALTNAIGDVAFQRGSIGADINQLSSASSVAASEETNLTSAEDSIRATDYGQAASNLSKFQVLSQTGISALAQANSVQQEVTKLLQ from the coding sequence ATGTCCCTTGGTGTACTCAATAACATCTCCGCCATCTACGCACAGAACAATTTGAGCGCAACGCAGAATAGCCTTTCGAAGACGCTGCAGCAGCTCTCCTCAGGTTCGCGCATCAACTCCGGCGCCGACGACGCAGCAGGTCTGGCAGTTGCCGATGGCCTTGCTGCAAATGTGACGGCCCTGTCGCAGTCCACCCGCAACGCCAGCGACGCCACCGGCCTGCTGCAGACGGCTGACGGCGCCCTGTCGCAGGTGAGCACGCTGCTGAATCGGGCAGTCACGCTTGCGACCCAGGCGGCGAACGGCACCCTGAGCGCCTCGCAGGTCTCTTCGGCCAACCAGGAGTATCAAAACATCCTGACGCAGGTGGCAAACATCGGTTCCACTACCAACTTCAATGGCACCTCGGTCTTCTCCGCAACGGCACGCAACTTCTTCGTGTCGGATGGCACGACGTCCGGTTCTTCCACCTATAGCGACACGGTCGGTACGCTGACGGCGTCGAGTGTGGGTACGACCAGCGGCGGCGGTGGCGTCGACTTCTCGGCCACCAGTGTTGCAACGCTTTCGGCATCGTCTGCGGTCAGCGTGCTGACAGCACTGACGAATGCCATCGGCGACGTAGCCTTTCAGCGTGGCAGCATCGGTGCGGACATCAACCAGTTGTCTTCCGCGTCCTCAGTCGCTGCCAGTGAAGAGACAAATCTGACCTCGGCAGAAGACAGCATCCGCGCTACGGATTACGGCCAGGCCGCTTCGAACCTGTCGAAGTTCCAGGTGCTTTCGCAGACAGGTATCAGCGCACTGGCGCAGGCGAACAGCGTGCAGCAGGAAGTCACGAAGCTGCTGCAGTAA